One Bacteroidota bacterium genomic window carries:
- a CDS encoding TonB-dependent receptor, with product MAKNLFILILLVFTSATNLFAQQFEVSGQIVDEFNAPLPGVSVYIKNTTEGTISDLDGNYKIQATLNSVLVVSMVGMLQEEFPVTGDAQLNITLIRDIAELEEIIVVGYGTLKKSDLTGAVAKVEGSDMVKITSSNPMQSLQGKVTGMQVSSTTGAPGADVVVRIRGVGTFNTNKPIYVVDGVISNDINFINTGDIESVEVLKDASATAIYGSRGSNGVIMVTTKTGKKGGGPTQFNYNGEVGIQVLTTKIDLLNGKEYGDYTNKISFEYPNTEKLPNTDWQDLIFKPAGIMNHQFSAAGSTEKTNYYLSVGYFKQEGIIEKSSYERLTIRLNNTYKLTDFVDLGNNFTITPYKQQFAPNVTYNAYRADPTLLPYREDGDFAGVPGVGNPLADIAHSNNYDNAVRALGNLFIQATLFKNFTFRSSYGIDGLYKKNENFTPAYSVLYYNGDESMQTNPTSDLGKTTTDQFTWIWENTLSFIRDYDKHSINVVAGYTMQNSRSEFLKLEGENIIRDGEDFWYLYPAYMTPGKITTDFFKNEVDADFYYSMISYLFRANYTYNDKYILTATFRRDGSSKFSEENRYGNFPSFAAGWNIAEEAFMESLPFIFSMKLRASWGQIGNEKIPYTSQYSLTENSFAVLGPDEVAYPGTTYAKNGNPNLVWETTTQTDIGLEISTFQGKLSGEFDFYHRVTDDIIVELSTPGHMGNGPNSKVRYNAGEVLNYGFEGAINWREKRGDFGYGVGFTATTVHNEVLKVGGNSGIDSVLFAGDVNGFASRTIKGLPIGSFYGFQTDGLFQTQEELDSYPHDGLAGLGDLRRVDVNKDGIINSNDRTYIGSPIPTFIFGFNLELTYKNFDFSALVQGQTGSKILNAKESIRPDKYNFEKHVVDAWTGPGTTNTEPRASWGGYNYMTSDFILQDASFIRLRSMVLGYTLPVELTSKAKINKMRLYVKGDNIYTLTKFTGYSPDIASENSLENAIDRGTYPIPAVYSFGINLSF from the coding sequence ATGGCTAAAAACCTATTCATTCTTATCTTGCTTGTTTTTACAAGTGCCACTAATTTGTTTGCACAACAATTCGAAGTGTCGGGACAAATAGTCGATGAGTTCAACGCCCCCTTACCAGGTGTTAGTGTGTATATAAAGAATACCACCGAAGGCACCATCAGCGACCTGGATGGCAACTATAAAATCCAGGCAACACTTAATAGTGTGTTGGTTGTTTCGATGGTGGGTATGCTGCAAGAAGAATTCCCCGTAACCGGCGATGCACAGCTAAACATTACTTTAATACGCGACATCGCAGAGCTCGAGGAGATTATTGTAGTGGGTTATGGAACCTTGAAAAAGAGCGATTTAACAGGTGCTGTAGCCAAAGTGGAAGGCTCAGACATGGTTAAAATTACTTCCAGTAACCCCATGCAGAGTCTGCAGGGTAAGGTAACTGGCATGCAAGTAAGCAGCACTACAGGTGCTCCCGGAGCCGATGTGGTAGTGCGTATCAGAGGGGTGGGCACTTTTAATACAAATAAACCAATCTATGTAGTTGATGGAGTCATTTCTAACGATATTAACTTTATTAATACTGGTGATATCGAGTCGGTCGAAGTGCTTAAGGATGCCTCGGCTACTGCCATTTATGGCTCGCGCGGTTCGAACGGCGTGATCATGGTTACCACCAAAACTGGCAAAAAGGGCGGAGGTCCTACTCAGTTCAATTACAATGGCGAGGTTGGCATTCAGGTTCTTACCACTAAAATCGATTTGCTGAATGGTAAAGAATATGGCGATTATACCAACAAAATAAGTTTTGAATACCCTAATACCGAAAAACTACCCAACACCGACTGGCAGGACTTGATTTTTAAACCTGCAGGCATTATGAACCATCAGTTTTCGGCCGCAGGCAGTACCGAAAAAACCAATTACTACCTCAGTGTGGGCTATTTTAAACAAGAGGGTATCATCGAAAAATCATCCTACGAGAGACTCACCATTCGTTTAAACAATACTTATAAACTTACCGATTTTGTTGATTTGGGCAATAACTTTACTATCACCCCTTATAAACAACAATTTGCCCCTAACGTAACCTACAATGCTTACAGGGCGGATCCCACTCTTTTGCCCTATCGCGAAGATGGAGACTTTGCCGGTGTGCCAGGGGTAGGCAACCCTTTGGCCGACATTGCACATTCCAACAATTACGACAATGCAGTGCGAGCGCTTGGAAACTTGTTTATTCAGGCTACCCTGTTTAAAAATTTCACCTTCAGGAGCAGTTACGGCATCGATGGACTCTACAAAAAGAACGAAAACTTTACCCCTGCCTATAGTGTGCTCTACTACAATGGAGATGAGTCGATGCAAACCAACCCTACCAGTGACCTGGGTAAAACTACTACTGATCAATTTACTTGGATTTGGGAAAATACACTCTCTTTTATAAGAGATTATGATAAACACTCCATCAATGTAGTTGCCGGCTACACCATGCAAAACTCCCGTTCGGAATTTTTAAAGTTAGAAGGTGAAAATATTATTCGCGACGGGGAAGACTTCTGGTACTTATACCCCGCCTACATGACCCCAGGTAAGATAACAACAGATTTCTTTAAAAACGAAGTTGATGCCGATTTCTATTATTCAATGATCTCTTACCTTTTCCGGGCTAACTATACCTACAATGACAAGTATATTCTTACAGCAACCTTCCGCCGCGATGGCTCGTCGAAATTTAGCGAAGAAAACAGGTATGGAAATTTCCCCTCCTTTGCGGCAGGCTGGAACATAGCAGAAGAGGCTTTTATGGAATCACTTCCCTTTATATTCAGCATGAAACTAAGGGCAAGTTGGGGACAGATAGGTAACGAAAAAATTCCCTATACCAGCCAATACTCACTTACGGAAAACTCTTTTGCTGTATTAGGACCGGACGAGGTTGCCTATCCGGGAACAACTTATGCTAAAAACGGGAACCCTAATCTGGTTTGGGAAACCACCACGCAAACAGACATAGGATTGGAAATAAGCACCTTTCAGGGAAAATTAAGCGGCGAATTTGATTTCTACCACCGTGTTACCGACGATATTATTGTAGAATTGAGTACTCCAGGACACATGGGAAACGGACCAAATTCAAAAGTACGTTACAATGCTGGTGAAGTATTAAATTATGGCTTCGAAGGAGCCATTAACTGGCGCGAAAAACGCGGCGATTTTGGTTACGGAGTAGGTTTTACTGCCACCACTGTGCACAACGAAGTTTTAAAAGTGGGTGGCAACAGTGGAATAGATTCAGTGCTCTTCGCCGGAGATGTAAATGGATTTGCTTCTAGAACCATAAAGGGTTTACCGATTGGTTCATTTTATGGGTTCCAAACCGATGGCCTTTTTCAGACACAGGAAGAACTTGATTCTTACCCACACGATGGGCTGGCAGGCTTAGGAGATTTGCGCCGTGTGGATGTGAACAAAGATGGAATAATCAATAGCAATGACCGTACTTACATAGGTTCACCAATTCCCACCTTCATATTTGGATTCAATCTCGAACTTACCTATAAGAATTTTGATTTTTCAGCTCTCGTTCAAGGCCAAACTGGAAGTAAAATACTCAATGCAAAAGAGAGTATAAGACCCGATAAATACAATTTTGAAAAACACGTAGTCGATGCCTGGACTGGTCCGGGTACTACCAACACCGAACCAAGGGCCTCGTGGGGCGGATACAATTATATGACTTCCGATTTTATATTACAGGATGCATCTTTTATACGATTGCGCAGCATGGTGTTAGGTTATACCCTGCCTGTTGAACTCACTAGCAAAGCAAAAATCAACAAAATGCGCCTGTATGTGAAGGGAGATAATATCTACACACTTACCAAATTTACAGGATACAGTCCTGACATTGCCAGTGAAAACTCATTAGAAAATGCAATTGATAGGGGCACTTATCCTATACCTGCTGTTTACTCCTTTGGTATCAACTTAAGCTTTTAA
- a CDS encoding RagB/SusD family nutrient uptake outer membrane protein, whose translation MKMNYLKYNQLFLVVLLSLFVSCEDFLEKTPQGNLTQETFPVSASDALLAVNACYAQLRAGDFNSGLFPLTDIMSDDAYKGSNEGDQATTIGPYNTFTFTTTSDQLKNWWPALYKGVKTTNVVLEKVPAISMDEGLKSRYLGEASFLRALFYFDLVRAWGGVPLITGLNPPLELARASKAEIYNQIKTDLRFSIAHLTEKSELGTKDLGRATTGAAKALLAKVFLFEGNFDSCEYYALQVIESTEYGLEPLFTDASSINGEHGIESVFEVGAQGVEAATGNSFANVQGVRGNPNRGWGFNRPSLDLRALFETGDPRLKGTIIDLGDVLDGITIAGDGDTPDITEDSEGNVIEIECYNRKVWTPGTTVPPQFGHNRRIIRYADVLLMAAEALNENDKPAQALIYLNLVRERAREGNNSILPDVNTTDKNQLRDAILLERRMELALEGHRFWDLVRTGKAAEVLGPLGFVTGKHELFPIPQNEIDLSQGALTQNPNW comes from the coding sequence ATGAAAATGAATTATTTAAAATATAACCAACTGTTTTTGGTTGTTCTGCTAAGCCTTTTCGTTTCATGCGAAGATTTTCTAGAGAAAACCCCGCAGGGGAATCTTACTCAGGAAACCTTTCCGGTAAGTGCCTCTGATGCCTTATTGGCCGTCAATGCCTGCTACGCCCAATTGCGCGCTGGCGACTTTAATTCAGGCTTGTTCCCTTTAACCGACATCATGTCGGACGATGCCTACAAAGGCAGCAACGAAGGCGACCAGGCAACAACAATAGGCCCCTACAATACTTTTACTTTTACAACCACTTCAGATCAACTTAAGAACTGGTGGCCTGCGCTCTACAAAGGTGTTAAAACTACCAATGTTGTGCTCGAAAAGGTGCCTGCCATCAGCATGGACGAAGGTTTAAAAAGCAGGTACCTTGGCGAAGCAAGCTTTTTAAGAGCTTTGTTTTATTTCGACCTGGTAAGGGCATGGGGAGGCGTTCCGCTGATTACTGGGCTAAACCCACCACTCGAACTGGCACGTGCATCGAAAGCAGAGATTTATAACCAGATTAAAACTGACCTGAGGTTCTCCATTGCCCACCTGACCGAGAAAAGCGAATTGGGAACCAAGGACTTAGGCAGGGCCACTACCGGTGCTGCAAAAGCCCTGTTGGCCAAAGTATTTCTTTTCGAAGGTAATTTCGACAGCTGCGAATACTATGCCCTACAGGTAATTGAATCGACAGAATATGGCTTAGAACCTTTATTTACCGATGCCAGCAGCATCAACGGCGAACATGGTATAGAATCGGTATTTGAGGTAGGTGCTCAGGGTGTAGAAGCCGCTACCGGAAACTCGTTTGCCAACGTGCAAGGTGTACGCGGCAACCCAAACCGTGGCTGGGGATTTAACAGACCCTCGTTAGACTTGCGTGCCCTGTTCGAAACAGGCGACCCCAGGTTAAAAGGTACCATTATCGACCTGGGAGATGTACTCGATGGCATTACCATTGCAGGCGATGGAGATACACCCGATATTACCGAGGATAGTGAAGGCAATGTGATAGAAATTGAATGCTATAACCGCAAAGTATGGACTCCCGGCACTACCGTACCGCCCCAATTTGGCCATAACAGAAGAATCATACGCTATGCCGATGTGTTGCTGATGGCCGCAGAAGCCTTGAACGAGAATGACAAACCCGCCCAGGCCCTTATCTACCTAAACCTTGTAAGAGAAAGAGCCCGCGAAGGGAACAACAGCATTTTACCGGATGTAAACACTACCGATAAAAACCAGCTGCGTGATGCCATTCTTCTCGAACGCCGCATGGAACTGGCCCTGGAAGGTCACCGCTTCTGGGATCTGGTGCGCACCGGCAAGGCTGCTGAAGTGCTTGGACCCCTTGGCTTTGTAACCGGCAAACACGAGCTTTTCCCCATACCCCAAAACGAAATTGACCTTTCGCAGGGGGCTTTAACACAAAACCCTAACTGGTAA